A region from the uncultured Macellibacteroides sp. genome encodes:
- a CDS encoding DNA-binding protein — MTKTITFNELRKIKDSLPDGSTHRIADELGLSVETVRNYFGGHNFKDGKSCGLHIEPGPDGGLIILDDTTVLERALQILNEKVGMKVEAPEA; from the coding sequence CGAAGACAATCACATTTAACGAGCTACGTAAAATCAAAGACAGTTTGCCAGACGGTAGTACTCATCGGATTGCTGATGAGTTGGGTTTATCAGTAGAAACCGTTCGAAATTATTTCGGAGGTCATAATTTCAAAGATGGAAAGAGTTGTGGGTTACATATTGAGCCCGGTCCTGATGGCGGTTTGATTATTTTAGATGACACAACTGTTTTAGAGCGTGCTTTGCAGATCCTCAATGAAAAAGTTGGGATGAAAGTGGAAGCACCTGAAGCCTAA